The window TGTTACCAGGATGACGAGCACCGCCCCACCTATGATCCCAGCCATTAGCAGCGTGGAGTTGATGCTCTCCTGAGGAGCTTGCTCTCTACCCGGAGGCTTGGTAGACGCAACAGCCTTGGTCCTGGCCTCGGAGCATATAGTATCCTCTCCGGGCCTGTAGGAGTTAAGGGTGTCCAGCACGTGCACGCAGATCCGGTACACCGATCGGGGCTCCAGGTTGGTGAGGCTAATATGCCGCCGGTCCCCGCTCACCGTCCTCTCCCGCAACCCTTCGTTTATTTGGCTTTGGCCCCTTTTGACCCAAGTGACCTTGTAGGCTGTGACGGTGAAATAGGAAGCCCAGCTCACCTCGATACTGGTGGAGTTGACCACATGGAAGGAGATCTGAAGGGGGTCCTCGTAAGGAGGCAGAGGACCGGGAGGGTTGTTATGGATCGGGGGTAAGGGAGGGGAGGGTGAGTCAAAGTAGTAAGGGATGGATGTGGTGATGAGGGTGGAGATCATGGTGGGGATAGGGGTGGTTGTGGGTGGGGGAGGGGGTGTGGAACGGAGGGTGGGCCAGGGCGGCAGGTCGGCATCGACCGGGCACTCTATAATATCCAGCGTGAGCTCTCTGATTGCCATGCCGCGCACCTTGTCCGGACTCAGGCACACGAACCCCCGGGCGTTGATGGAGGAGGGCAAAGACTTGAGCCACACCACCACCCATTTCACAGCGCAGTCACAACGCCAGGGGTTATTCCGCACCATGAGGTGCCTCAGGCTCGACAGGCCATCGAACACACCCTGTGTAAGAGTCTGAAGCTGGTTGCTGGAGATATCCAGTTTTTCCAGCCTGTTTAGCTCAGCGAAGGCTGCCACAGGGATCTGGTCAATCTGGTTCTCCTGCAGGCTGAGTTTGACCAGCGACTGGCTCGgtaggaggggaggggggaaaGTGAGGGAGTTGCGGGCCAGTGCCAGCTCACGGAGGGTGGCCAGGTCCTGGAAGGTCCCTGGCGCAATGCCCTCGTCCGTCAGCAGGTTCCCGTCCAGCAGGAGGCGCTGCAGACGTGTCACATTCTGAAAGGCCTCCTCTGCGATGTGAGCAATACGGTTCTCGTCCAACCGCAGCTCTTTCAGGTCCTCGGGAAGGCCAATGGGAACACTGCTTAAGTGGTTCttggtgaggaagaggagtttGAGGCTTATCGCCTCCCTAAAGGCCCCTTCTTCCACCCCCACCGTGGAGATGGAGTTATCATCAAGGTGCAGCTCCTCTAGTCGAGTCAGCTGGGCCAGGGCCGCCTTGGAGATCGTTTGAATATTGTTCTCCTGGAGGTGCAGGACCCTGGTGTTTTTGGGCAGATTGATGGGAAACTCATCCAGCTGGTTGCCGAAGAGATACACAGTCTCCACGGTGGCCACATTGTGAAGTTCCAATGGGAAGCCAGCATTGTTTATCTGGTTGTTGTGTAGGAAGAGGACCTTGAAGCCCTCCTGTATCCCCAGAGGCACTGATGTCAGGCTGCGCTCGTTGCAGTACACAAACGGCTTGTCACAACGACACTCGTCCGGGCAACAGGCGCCCGGGCTGAATTGCATTTGGAGGCTTAGGATGACAGTCAACCAAAATTGCAAGAATGAAGCCCAATCTTTATTCCAGGGTCCAACCAGAAACTCCatagtgaaaaaacaaaacaggaaaaggaaaaccaactatataaaaaaaaaaaaatgaactggGAGGGAATTGAACAAATATGAAAATCAAAAAAGGCAATGACGTATATAtccaccaaaaaccaagacCCAGGAAAAGTCCAACTAGGAGAGTTTGGTAATGATGCAGTTAGCTGGGGAAAGAGCAGGAAACCGTGGGAGTAATCCTGTAAATGCTAGTCCTCAGCTGAAGAGCGATGGTCTCATTAGTGGTGGCCAGTCCTCTGACTGACTCCATCCATGCTGAGACATCAGACCATAGCAGGACTCTTCACTCGTTGCTCCATGCAGAGCTCAGCCAGGGCCAATTTGAAGCCACGCAGTAGAGGGCCACCGCAGGCTCCACTCGCCTGTCCGTCACACACTGCTGGTCCCCGACCAGGGCAGAGTCCAAAGGGGGTGACATTTGGATCCAGAGACCTGtgggaaaacaaagaaatgccAGATTAGTATATTTAGGGGTGGCCTGTTCTCGGAAAAAAAGAGgcctctcttcttctgtctctttatttgacatacaaacatgcacacacacacacacacataccaactGTCTTTCCATTCCTCTCCCCCAAAACAGTAAGACAGAGTCACAAAACATATCGTTCACCACCAATGTCAAATTATGCACTGGctattccaaaaaaaaaaaagagtcaaaccATCTGATAAATATTCAGAACAGCTCTTGCACATCCGGTTTCACAGACA is drawn from Sebastes umbrosus isolate fSebUmb1 chromosome 18, fSebUmb1.pri, whole genome shotgun sequence and contains these coding sequences:
- the flrt2 gene encoding leucine-rich repeat transmembrane protein FLRT2 — encoded protein: MEFLVGPWNKDWASFLQFWLTVILSLQMQFSPGACCPDECRCDKPFVYCNERSLTSVPLGIQEGFKVLFLHNNQINNAGFPLELHNVATVETVYLFGNQLDEFPINLPKNTRVLHLQENNIQTISKAALAQLTRLEELHLDDNSISTVGVEEGAFREAISLKLLFLTKNHLSSVPIGLPEDLKELRLDENRIAHIAEEAFQNVTRLQRLLLDGNLLTDEGIAPGTFQDLATLRELALARNSLTFPPPLLPSQSLVKLSLQENQIDQIPVAAFAELNRLEKLDISSNQLQTLTQGVFDGLSSLRHLMVRNNPWRCDCAVKWVVVWLKSLPSSINARGFVCLSPDKVRGMAIRELTLDIIECPVDADLPPWPTLRSTPPPPPTTTPIPTMISTLITTSIPYYFDSPSPPLPPIHNNPPGPLPPYEDPLQISFHVVNSTSIEVSWASYFTVTAYKVTWVKRGQSQINEGLRERTVSGDRRHISLTNLEPRSVYRICVHVLDTLNSYRPGEDTICSEARTKAVASTKPPGREQAPQESINSTLLMAGIIGGAVLVILVTLLSLFCWHMHRKSRSSSTKWKYNRGRRKDDYGEAGTKKDNSILEMTETSFQIVALNNEQLLKGDFRIQPIYTPNGGIGFRDCHLSNNSIAYCKSSNVPSTEFCHT